The following coding sequences lie in one bacterium genomic window:
- the umuD gene encoding translesion error-prone DNA polymerase V autoproteolytic subunit, giving the protein MRKSSKKSTGSAPSHGGQRPGAGRPRGTGLYGEPTVPVRVPESLIVPLRDLLQRRVDDAADTRHRELPDNVLVPDFAAERLELPLFSHRVAAGFPSPADDHLENSLDLNEYLVKKPAATFFVRVEGQSMLGAGIRPDDILVVDRSEKAVDGKIVVAAVDGELTVKRLRTERARVYLMPENPDFPPIEITQDTEFVIWGVVTSVIHKV; this is encoded by the coding sequence ATGCGCAAATCTTCAAAGAAATCAACGGGTTCCGCCCCCAGCCATGGTGGCCAGCGCCCCGGCGCCGGACGCCCCCGCGGCACCGGCCTCTACGGGGAGCCCACCGTGCCGGTGCGGGTGCCCGAGAGCCTGATCGTGCCGCTGCGGGACCTGCTGCAGCGGCGCGTCGACGACGCGGCCGACACCCGCCACCGGGAGCTGCCGGACAACGTGCTGGTGCCGGACTTCGCGGCCGAGCGGCTGGAGCTGCCGCTGTTCTCGCACCGCGTGGCGGCGGGCTTCCCGTCCCCGGCCGACGACCACCTCGAGAACAGCCTGGACCTCAACGAGTACCTCGTGAAGAAGCCGGCCGCGACCTTCTTCGTGCGGGTCGAGGGGCAGTCGATGCTCGGGGCGGGGATCCGGCCCGACGACATCCTGGTGGTGGACCGCTCCGAGAAGGCGGTCGACGGCAAGATCGTCGTGGCGGCGGTCGACGGGGAGCTGACCGTCAAGCGGCTGCGCACCGAGCGGGCGCGGGTCTACCTGATGCCCGAGAACCCGGACTTCCCCCCCATCGAGATCACGCAGGACACCGAGTTCGTGATCTGGGGCGTCGTCACCAGCGTCATCCACAAGGTCTGA